The DNA segment TTGCGCTGTTTCTTAAAAGGCTGTTCTCGTGAGTTGCTTTTAAAGTTCAATTATAGCATTTCATCATCGCATATCtctatgaaaatatttaaatcagcGTCTCAATTTCACTTGGGCCCTGGGCACTTTTCCTGCATTGAAATCAACCCAGATTCCAGCATTTATATTGATTGCCATAAATAGTTTATTGAATTGTTATAAACAAGCTTCAATTTGGAACTGTGTGTggaataagttttaaatttattagcaagcttcaattttttttctaattgcaGAAAGTGGTAATAATGACTGGACTAGATTGAATCCTAATTTGCACAACAACGTCCTAGTGCAAGCTTTCTGGATGCCTTAATCTTTGTGCCCTTGTTCTGTTATATCTAATATTGTCATTTCAGTGTGTGGTCTCAAAATGTGTCGGAGAGTGATCGACAGAAAGCTAGCATTCCACCAAGAGGTTGGAACTCCTATGATTCCTTTTCCTGGACAATATCTGAAGAAGAATTCTTGCAGAGTGCTGAAGTAGTTTCTCAGCGTCTCCATGATCATGGATATGAGGTATAGTTTCTGTGAGGAATTATAGCCTGTGAATGAGTTTGAATATGCTAGTAGTTTTTCCCTcatatatagatataataaCTTGCCTTCAAACCATTGTAGTACGTTGTGGTGGATTACCTCTGGTATAGAAGGAAAGTTGAGGGTGCTTATCATGATTCTCTTGGATTTGATGTGATTGATGAATGGGGGAGGATGCTTCCTGATCCAGGAAGGTGGCCTTCTTCTGGAAATGGGAAAGGATTTTCTGAAGTAGCTAATCGAGTACATGACATGGGTTTGAAATTTGGGATTCATGTCATGAGAGGGATAAGTACACAAGCTGTGAACACAAACACCCCTATCCTTGATACAAAAACGGTATTGCTTTGCATTTGTGCCATAATTTAACTCTATTTCTTTCTCGtttttttaaggaaagaaaTCAGTCGTATGAATGTCCCATTGAATGCATTTTATCTGCAATAGGGCATTACAAAGCAGAAGCTAAGGATGTTGTCTACATTAATCTAAAGTTTAACTTTGATATCTTTCAATTTCTTAGGGAGCTGCTTATCAAGAATCTGGTCGAGTGTGGTATGCAAAAGACATAGCAGTCCCAGAAAGGGCTTGTGCATGGATGCCTCATGGTTTCATGAGTGTGAATACAAAGTTGGGAGCAGGAAAAGCTTTTCTGAGATCCCTATACGAGCAGTATGCTTCATGGGATGTTGATTTTGGTAATTGGACTATTATTTtacattctatttttataatgcTCTATCACAACAGATTCATGTCATCGAGAGAAATCTTAATGACTTCCATAGTTTTATTGCATCTGACCAATAAGTTTGGATAAGTAAAGAAAGCATTTGTATTTATTTCTGGTACagtaattgtatatttttttttcgttaagATCATTGTTGAGACTTCATTAGGTCGGCTAGGTGTTTAATGGTCTCATAAACTTGACTTAAAAGTTTCATATCTTATCATATCGCTGTAGATTGCCTATGTGTTCATACTTTAATTCAGGGGTTATGCTAAACCAACAGAAAGTACTCAAAACTATATCATGTAATTCAGAGGTTATGTCTTTCATTGACGGCTATTTTAACAGCTTTTCTACTTTCCACGCAGTGAAACATGACTGTGTATTCGGGGATGACTttgatttaaatgaaataacCTATGTTTCTGAGGTATTCTGGAGTTCTCCTGTCCTCCTACCTTCCATTCCCCTTATTCTCATCTGAAAACCGATATTGGTAATATCATGGAAGATCTTTTGGAAGCTACTAATTACTTGTCATTTCATCTAGGTTCTCAAGCAGTTTGATCGCCCCATTGTATATTCTTTGTCTCCTGGAACTAGTGTGACACCAGCCATGGCCAAGGATGTCCTTGGAATGGTCAATATGTATCGTGTAACAGGAGATGACTGGGATACATGGGGGGATGTCAAATCACATTTTGATATTGCCAGGTGGTTACATTGTTATATTTTAGTTCTGACACATTTCTATCTGCCTTTAGAGTACCtcgataatattttatttctgaaTCCCTGGTCTGTTATTCCATCATTATATCATATAACTTTAGTTATTTGATTCTATCAGGGATTTCTCAAATGCTAATATGATAGGAGCAAAAGGTTTAACGGGGAAATCTTGGCCTGATTTGGATATGCTACCCTTTGGATGGCTAACTGATCCTGGTAATGAGGCCGGGCTGCTACTTTTTCTCTGTCGTGTATTAATATGATAACCCTTGTACTTTTAATCAGTTAGCTACCAACAATGTGATTATGGACAGAATTACTTCTGTTTTCAGTAATCATTTATCCTTCCTCTATCTTCTGccctttttgttgttttaagcaAATAACTTTTATGTGAAACCAGAATCCGGTGGCATTGTAAGCATTTGTCTGCATATAGATTTACTCTTCTATGAAGAGGACATTGCTGGTTCACTGAAACTGTTAGATTAGTAAACCCAAGATACTCAGCAGTCTCGTCGTGGAAAATTGCCACAAGCTGTTTAAATTTAGACTCACGGGAAAAATGGATTATGATACTgcattttcactttttctttgtttttggaaGGTTCAAATGAAGGTCCACATAGGTTTAGTCGTCTCAATctggaagaaaagaagacacAGGTATTTCTACAAGCACAGCTACGTTTTTTTCTGATATATTCCTGTGCTAACTTTAATTTGCTTATAACTGTATATCCATTATCAATATAGAGTGAGTGAATGTCTTTCTACCCTGTAGATGACTCTTTGGTCTATGGCAAAGTCTCCCCTTATGTATGGTGGGGATGTTCGGAAGATTGATCCTAGTACATATGATATTATCACAAATCCCACCCTTCTCGAGATTAATTCTTTTAGCTCAAATAATATGGAGGTATGTGAGCCATCTAAATATTTTggtgtaataatattttgatcaaATTAGTATCATATTTACTTTGCCGCATTGGCAGTTTCCTTATATCACAACTGTGAAGAGTGAAGATCAGGATCTTAGTTTGAGAAGAAGTggcaaagaaataaaaacaactttcaCCCATTCATTAGGCCTCACAAAGTGCACCGAGTCAAAGGCAATAGGTTGGGCTAGTGAAAGGCTTAACCTATATCTTGAAAGAATATGTTGGAAAAGGAGTTTAGGAAACAAGCATCTTGCCCCCTTCTGTGTGCTCAAAAGAGAACTCTACTTCCCATTGTAATCTTGCTTATCTTTCTATGTtccatttttcctaattctggTATGAATAATAATGTTGTTAACAACAGAAATTGGTACTTGGATACTGATACAGAGATGAAGTGAGTATGTATCAAGAGTATCATCATGGCAAACATCATTTAGTTGCAACAAACAGATTAAAGTTTTGCTTGGATGCTTCTCCAAAACGCAAGCTCACCTCTAAAGAGTTCAAGAGAGGGACATTTTCTCCCTGCAGGTGGGATTCAAATCAGGTATGTTTAATCTATCTTTAGGTTTTGCAAGGGTGCATGTTACCCCAGTTTGTAGTTTTTGCaattttgtttgagttttaTACAATTCAAAGATAGTCTTGCTTGTGCAGCACACTGCTTCTCTTCCAATCTTAATATTAACTTTCGCATGTATTTTACATGAAATAACATTTAGATATGCatctttacatatatatattttgtgtattttgttaTAAACTGATTTTTGAGTCATTCACAGATGTGGGAATTGAATCCTAATGGGACCCTGGTCAATAGTTATTCTGGCTTGTGTGCAACAGTAGAGTCCAGCGAAGGTGAAAATTTGCAAATACACTTTCCAGAATGATGTTTGATTCATGCAGTTGTAgagtttatcttgttttttgttcatttttacaGATACTATTAATTCCGGTGGCTTGCGCTCTTGGATTGCTACAGGAAGAAAAGGTCTGTTAACAAAAACTACAGCtaaattttgattgttttgtttctgCACTTAATCCAATCCAAAAAACTGCATTAGTGTATATTTTGCAGACACTGGTTGAGGTTGAACTAGTAGCATGTCACATTAAAGAATTCGTTGGAGTTATTCTGTTCTAACTCTTACATTTGTATCTCTGTGTAGGAGAAATCTATATTGCTTTGTTCAATCTAAGTGAACAGAAGACAGTAATGTCTGCACAGGCATCTGACCTGGCTAAGTTTCTTCCTGCCAGAGACTTCAGAGACTTCAGTTCTTGTGAGGGCAGTGAAGTGTGGAGTGGAAATGCTGTAGAAATAACACAAGGGAGGCTATCAACAGCAGTGGAAATGCATGGAAGTGCACTAATTGTTCTGAAATGCAgctaaagaagaagaagagaaatgattctttgacacacctaaattttttacattcatttgacactatacttacttattttttactctcttctttcttgaaaaattacaaaactttacattttttggaccattttatccttatattctgtgtcaaatgaatgtaaaagtcaaagaagaaaaaagacatttcctttttctttttctatatggACAGATGAAATTCAATGACATCATTCACCTATTGAAGAAGGATAGCATGATACATtgacattcatttgacatatttaacaaggataaaatagttttaaagtgaacttttaaagTAAGTATATTATGATACACATTGACATTCATTTGACAGACTTAACAAGGgtaaaattatcttaaaaaagtgaatttttgtagtttttcaaaaaagaagaaagtaaaaagtaaaaaaagatagtatcaaataaaagtaaaaaaattagagTTTGATACATTAACACGCCTATATGACAATGACACAAATTTGTCAAGTTTTTCTcccaaaattaatcttttactTTCAATAAATATTGGAAAATGTGGGATTCACCGTGTTATTtaagtgtaaaagaaaaaaagtcatatcaaagtatcattttattaaaaattatgtatgtcaaaatatcatttttcaaatttttatagttttttgaaaaaaaaagtaaaaaaaggataatattaaatgtaaaagaattatGTGTgtgtaaaagtatatttttcttcatctattaagGGTATTGGAACAATTTTCGAAGAActtaaagaaacaattttttaacattgGCAAAGGCGTATAATTAAGTATACAATTATAAGCTTAAATCA comes from the Vigna radiata var. radiata cultivar VC1973A chromosome 2, Vradiata_ver6, whole genome shotgun sequence genome and includes:
- the LOC106775836 gene encoding uncharacterized protein LOC106775836, producing the protein MKCFSSSSVSLFIFLCLCFESVWSQNVSESDRQKASIPPRGWNSYDSFSWTISEEEFLQSAEVVSQRLHDHGYEYVVVDYLWYRRKVEGAYHDSLGFDVIDEWGRMLPDPGRWPSSGNGKGFSEVANRVHDMGLKFGIHVMRGISTQAVNTNTPILDTKTGAAYQESGRVWYAKDIAVPERACAWMPHGFMSVNTKLGAGKAFLRSLYEQYASWDVDFVKHDCVFGDDFDLNEITYVSEVLKQFDRPIVYSLSPGTSVTPAMAKDVLGMVNMYRVTGDDWDTWGDVKSHFDIARDFSNANMIGAKGLTGKSWPDLDMLPFGWLTDPGSNEGPHRFSRLNLEEKKTQMTLWSMAKSPLMYGGDVRKIDPSTYDIITNPTLLEINSFSSNNMEFPYITTVKSEDQDLSLRRSGKEIKTTFTHSLGLTKCTESKAIGWASERLNLYLERICWKRSLGNKHLAPFCVLKRELYFPLDEVSMYQEYHHGKHHLVATNRLKFCLDASPKRKLTSKEFKRGTFSPCRWDSNQMWELNPNGTLVNSYSGLCATVESSEDTINSGGLRSWIATGRKGEIYIALFNLSEQKTVMSAQASDLAKFLPARDFRDFSSCEGSEVWSGNAVEITQGRLSTAVEMHGSALIVLKCS